From one Leishmania major strain Friedlin complete genome, chromosome 33 genomic stretch:
- a CDS encoding putative protein phosphatase 2A regulatory subunit: protein MLTSFIHRGVMSVTMHLPPATRHLASMLVVVRFLLVAPRFHVSAHLSLLPTPSHHPEVQSDATTQRHRPSLVRVGTLLAPALCLAVSLAATHSFLTMLPKLNLDGTLSTRASSVQERMTEEGQPGMYSPRVASSQAAKGLGGPSHADGASPTRLSSSAPSVLGHTGSLSPPHLSSHDISLLEDGVMGISDPEMAAILASKSRHGPGERSPPLDRLSGMGPGGYLTSSKRRAAPLTTLVDHQQARQAIPQHSKDGDAAASARCNADCASEGSSPVLRAASTSPQCVKRRGASPSALSHVSNESAPAVGGASLGATSLSAPTQSTISIMTAEQLYIFGKPFQAYMSATSTRPSSTDAQVTVAATSSSGAPAAKAAAASGTHIATTFHHNPSQYISALTSQGDFVAVGDRTGHVVVMRQREMAAGPRRTLLDIIQRSGEAEEDEAAKRRSLATSAASSLFSPSRHTTALNHVRDPYDFYVAQQAYVPVIDTLNSVEVSPTVTALAFLPQSGPTTYLLAANEKVPKLYKIMSVRESANPFRAVDKLGTKTIGPLTASSRTSTVAMKPVYRYAMNHEYNINSICPIAYSDQFATADDATVLLWCTEYPDTSIETHDMRSPYEDGPRETICAVRNFPHEPFLFFVATSGGSVRVVDTRQTLRWGDQAAQAFINPPREEDEPFSNVTNSICDCALSPSGRYIAGRDFMSICLWDIRMAGSGGARNAPATPRRQAPAARGGDGNPECSMVRRWALHPHLRDDLDTIYQSNLLFDKFDVQFLSSRQVCTGGFNNTLYTMDVEGTSADAASDIRTFQLLKTEGISEFRRTTVSAHRRGEDRISTGQGLGSRMTLMSRPYMSMSGACGMMVACGQAVLQLSYNGLSK, encoded by the coding sequence ATGTTGACGTCCTTCATTCATCGTGGGGTCATGTCTGTCACGATGCACCTCCCCCCAGCCACGCGTCACCTCGCCTCCATGCTCGTGGTTGTGCGTTTTCTGCTCGTGGCCCCACGTTTCCACGTCTCtgcccacctctctcttcttcctaCCCCGTCGCATCACCCCGAAGTACAATCCGACGCTACAACACAAAGACATAGACCTTCCCTCGTACGGGTCGGCACGTTGCTCGCACCCGCTTTGTGCCTCGCCGTATCTTTAGCAGCAACCCATTCGTTTTTGACCATGCTACCCAAGCTCAACTTGGATGGCACGCtcagcacgcgcgcctccAGCGTGCAGGAGCGgatgacggaggaggggcagcCTGGGATGTACTCCCCCCGTGTGGCATCCAGCCAAGCGGCGAAAGGGCTCGGCGGCCCTTCCCACGCAGATGGCGCATCCCCTACCCGTTTATCTTCCTCAGCGCCTTCTGTTCTAGGCCACACCgggtcgctgtcgccgccgcacctGTCCTCTCACGATATAtcgctgctggaggacggGGTAATGGGCATCTCGGACCCGGAAATGGCAGCCATCCTCGCTTCCAAGTCGCGTCATGGCCCGGGCGAGCGCTCTCCGCCGTTGGACAGACTCAGCGGAATGGGACCAGGCGGTTACTTGACTTCGAGCaagcgccgcgccgcaccTCTCACGACGTTGGTCGATCACCAGCAGGCGCGCCAAGCCATTCCTCAACACTCCaaggacggcgacgccgcagcctcgGCAAGATGCAACGCTGATTGTGCCTCTGAAGGCTCTTCCCCCGTGCTGAGGGCGGCCTCTACCTCTCCCCAATGTGTGAAGCGCCGAGGGGCCTCCCCGTCGGCACTCTCACATGTTTCAAACGAGTCCGCCCCCGCAGTGGGAGGGGCAAGTCTTGGTGCCACGAGCTTGTCCGCGCCGACACAGAGCACCATCTCCATCATGACGGCCGAGCAGCTGTACATATTCGGAAAACCATTCCAGGCCTACATGAGTGCCACCTCTACACGACCCTCATCGACCGATGCACAGGTGACGGTTGCAGCCACCAGCTCCAGTGGTGCCCCCGCTGCcaaggccgccgctgcctctggCACGCATATCGCAACAACTTTTCACCACAATCCCTCACAATACATTTCCGCCCTCACTAGCCAAGGTGACTTTGTCGCGGTGGGTGACCGCACCGGGCATGTCGTAGTgatgcgccagcgcgagaTGGCGGCTGGACCACGCCGCACTCTCCTCGACATCATCCAACGCAGTGGAGAGGCCGAAGAGGACGAGGCTGCCAAGCGTCGCTCGTTAGCCACCTCCGCAGCCTCATCGTTGTTCTCCCCGTCTCGCCACACGACGGCCCTCAATCACGTACGTGACCCGTACGACTTCTACGTCGCTCAGCAGGCATACGTTCCCGTGATCGATACACTGAACAGTGTCGAGGTGTCGccgacggtgacggcgctggcgttCCTGCCGCAGTCTGGCCCCACAACGTACCTCCTTGCGGCGAACGAGAAGGTACCGAAGCTGTACAAGATCATGTCGGTGCGAGAATCAGCCAATCCCTTCCGTGCGGTAGACAAGCTTGGCACCAAAACCATTGGCCCACTGACCGCGAGCTCACGCACGTCTACGGTGGCCATGAAGCCGGTGTATCGCTACGCCATGAACCACGAGTACAACATCAACTCCATCTGCCCCATCGCGTACAGCGATCAGTTCGCGACCGCCGACGACGCGACGGTGCTTCTGTGGTGCACCGAGTACCCTGACACGTCCATCGAGACCCACGACATGCGCTCCCCCTACGAGGACGGCCCACGCGAGACTATTTGCGCCGTCCGCAACTTCCCGCACGAGCCGTTTCTCTTCTTCGTCGCCACCTCCGGTGGCAGCGTGCGTGTTGTCGACACGCGGCAGACGCTTCGATGGGGCGAccaggcggcgcaggcatTCATAAACCCGccgcgcgaggaggacgagccGTTCAGCAACGTCACGAATAGCATCTGCGACTGCGCCCTCAGTCCCTCTGGGCGGTACATCGCCGGTCGCGACTTCATGTCCATCTGCTTGTGGGATATCCGCATggctggcagcggtggtgcgcggaACGCGCCAGCGACACCGCGTCGGCAGGCCCCAgccgcgcgcggcggcgatggaaACCCCGAGTGCAGCAtggtgcggcgctgggctctgcacccgcacctgcgcgACGACCTCGACACCATCTATCAGTCCAACCTTCTCTTTGACAAGTTCGATGTGCAGTTCTTGTCGAGCCGACAGGTGTGTACCGGGGGCTTCAACAACACCCTCTACACAATGGATGTGGAGGGCACCagtgccgacgccgccagcgaCATTCGTACCTTTCAGCTGCTAAAGACGGAGGGCATCTCCGAATTCCGGCGCACCACCGTGTCGGCGCACCGACGTGGCGAGGACCGCATCAGCACTGGGCAGGGCCTCGGCTCACGCATGACGCTCATGTCTCGGCCATACATGTCCATGAGTGGGGCGTGCGGGATGATGGTGGCGTGCGggcaggcggtgctgcagctcagcTACAACGGGTTATCGAAGTGA
- a CDS encoding putative sterol C-24 reductase, giving the protein MWRGNWEFNGPLGVLGIMITSHVLIYYFYVCIELFQGTIIYPGHPMLKGEKMQKVFFSFLVEHACPTMQTFCIFLGFLLLEYFLALVLPGLYVKGLPLPSENGYRLTYKCNAVTAWYCLLIIVGLLHYYGVYPITELRRNYGHFLTAATIVADIIAVWVYIAGCKRPIRMTGNFIYDFFMGSGLNFRLPGNIDVKLFAECRNSWVLLMMLTLSCAAEQYNELGYLTGNMVFMIGAHLLYVNAVEKGEECVISTWDIYYEKFGWMLAYWNTCGVPFLYCMQSMYIQTVLKNKEHPRWVLVLMACILLLAYYLWDAINSQKNHFRMHRSGVPMEIIRNNAFPQVPWCYIENPRTLKSATGELLVDGFYRYGRKLHYTVDLVMAFLWGSACGFESFIPFFYFFFFLGHLIDRERRDDHRCRAKYGKMWDEYVKLVPYKFIPYIY; this is encoded by the coding sequence ATGTGGCGTGGCAACTGGGAGTTCAACGGCCCCCTTGGTGTTTTGGGCATAATGATCACGTCGCATGTGCTCATCTACTACTTTTACGTGTGCATCGAGCTGTTTCAGGGAACGATCATCTACCCCGGTCATCCCATGTTGAAGGGCGAGAAAATGCAGAAAGTGTTCTTCTCCTTCCTAGTTGAGCACGCGTGCCCGACGATGCAGACGTTCTGCATATTCCTTGGCTTCCTGCTGCTGGAGTACTTCCTGGCCCTGGTGCTGCCCGGATTGTACGTTAAGGGgctgcctctcccctccgAGAACGGGTACCGCCTAACCTACAAGTGCAACGCCGTCACCGCATGGTACTGCTTGCTTATCATCGTCGGCCTTCTCCACTACTACGGGGTGTACCCGATAACtgagctgcgccgcaacTACGGTCACTTCCTCACCGCAGCCACCATCGTCGCGGACATTATTGCCGTGTGGGTCTACATCGCTGGCTGCAAGCGCCCCATCCGCATGACGGGCAACTTCATCTACGACTTCTTCATGGGCAGCGGCCTCAACTTCCGCCTGCCGGGCAACATCGACGTGAAGCTGTTTGCCGAGTGCCGAAACTCGTGGGTGCTGCTCATGATGCTCACtctcagctgcgccgcggagCAGTACAACGAGCTGGGGTACCTCACCGGCAACATGGTCTTTATGATCGGCGCCCACCTACTCTATGTCAACGCTGTTGAGAAGGGCGAGGAGTGCGTCATCTCGACGTGGGACATCTACTACGAAAAGTTTGGCTGGATGCTGGCGTACTGGAACACGTGCGGCGTGCCGTTCCTCTACTGCATGCAGTCCATGTACATTCAGACGGTACTCAAGAACAAGGAGCATCCGCGGTGGGTACTGGTGCTGATGGCGTGCATCCTGCTGCTGGCATACTACTTATGGGACGCGATCAACTCGCAGAAGAACCATTTCCGCATGCACCGCAGTGGCGTGCCGATGGAGATCATTCGGAACAACGCCTTCCCGCAGGTGCCGTGGTGCTACATTGAGAATCCCCGCACACTCAAGAGCGCCACTGGCGAGCTCCTCGTGGACGGCTTCTACCGCTACGGCCGCAAGCTACACTACACTGTGGACCTGGTGATGGCGTTCCTGTGgggcagcgcgtgcggctTCGAATCCTTTATCCCCTTTTTCTactttttcttctttctcgGTCACCTAATCGACCGCGAGCGCCGAGACGACCACCGCTGTAGGGCCAAGTACGGCAAGATGTGGGACGAGTATGTGAAGCTGGTACCCTACAAGTTCATTCCGTACATCTACTAG